GCACATATGAGGATGAAGAGTCCCACCCCCATGATGACGGGTCCCAGCAGCTTCATCCGCTCACTGTGGATGAGGCTGGCTGTGGAGAGGAGGCCCTTAGCTCCCAGACTCCAGCCAGAAGTCTGTGACTCAGCGACACTCTCCGCCTCCGCGACTCCCAGGATGGACGACCTGGTTATCCGATAGGGCCAGTAGCCGGCCACGGCCAGGGCGGTGCCGACGACCACCACGATGATCCCCAGCACCAGGAAGGCTCCGGGTATGGACCGGATGCGGAGCTTGCCTCGGATCACCCCGTCCTTCTTCTTTCGGCCTCGTAAGATGAAGTGAGACTTCCGTGGGCACGGAGGTGAAGGTGGTGAAACACCTCGGGCCTTCTGGGTCTTCATGGCACCGGTCAGTCCAGAGCTCCGGTTACACCCTGGCAGAGCACTttgggagggaggaaagagtTTTAAGAGTTAATGCAGCTCTAACAGTGTTGCATCCATCAATTCAAATACACAATACATCAGCCTGATGGGCAGATAGGATGTGGCTGCCTCATCACAAAACATTCATATGTTAAGAATTCATCTCTCGATCACAAGTACGTCATTATGCATTTTTCCACACAGTCGGatatttctatttcattttgaacagatttaaACTCACTATTTGTACAATTTGAAACCTTCTGACAGATGCCCGCTGACGGTAGCATCAAAGAAGACGATGTGACACAGAATAAATGGTCTGAAAGCGATACAGACTGCAAAACAGAAACTTAGAATCACATCAGAATAATCATCACATAGAAGTTCTACACATAGAAAAACAATCTTTAGTGTCTAAATGTGTATTTCTACATCTGTTTGTGATCAGGCAGTAGTAGAACATCCTGCATCCTAAAGGGAAGCTTTTAAAGGATCCATCTGctgtaaaaagaagaagagggaaaaagaaagacaaaaattgcaaaaataaagaTGTTCTGAAACGTCTTGCAGTTATTTGTATCAGTATCTGTCAAACTGTAGAACATTTTGGTTAACGGTGCATCATTAGCAAGATTATATCCATCCTGCTAAGATGTTACAGAACTATACAGAAACAAATAGCATGAGGGATTACAGTTGGACATTCAGTAATTGCACGTTTGTTGACATCATTGTTGTCTTTNNNNNNNNNNNNNNNNNNNNNNNNNNNNNNNNNNNNNNNNNNNNNNNNNNNNNNNNNNNNNNNNNNNNNNNNNNNNNNNNNNNNNNNNNNNNNNNNNNNNNNNNNNNNNNNNNNNNNNNNNNNNNNNNNNNNNNNNNNNNNNNNNNNNNNNNNNNNNNNNNNNNNNNNNNNNNNNNNNNNNNNNNNNNNNNNNNNNNNNNGGTCAGCTCAGAAAGTAGaagatatatttttatatgGTTTCTTGTTACACTGTTTATTATTAGGTATTATAGGTTGTTGTTCTCATTTTTCAGTAATAGAAATCTTATGTGCAATACCTAATTagttgaatatatatatatatatatatatatatatatatgtaaactTTTAAAGTGAAGTTATTTAGACTCTCAGAAAAGCAGTGTACCTAAATCTGCTGTCACGCTGCCAGCTGGTTTTGTTTACCATCTTTTTAATGTTAATGATGCTTGTTTTGATGCTTGTTTATCCTGGCATAAGTATATACAATACTCTCCATGTTGTTGACTACAGCGCTGATTGAACATGTTCACTGCTGTTCAGCTTCAGAGGACAGAACGTTGGTGATATCTGTTATTCAGTACCAGTCTGTATTATTTGATTTTATCTTTGTGTTCCTTTCATAATGACATTAATGTCAGTGTGGGCCTCTGTAGCGGATTTTGAATCATATGATAGTATAACCCTTCATTTATGATTTGATGGAATTaaactgtattgtttttatataattcaCCCCGATAAACATCTATAGTCCGAGTGTgatattaacattttaacagTCACGTTGACCGTGTGGGTTATCACGGAGGTCAGTTATCACGGAGGTCAGTTATCACGGAGGTCAGTTATCACTGAGGTCAGTTATCACTGAGGTCAGTTATCACGGAGGTCAGTTATCACTGAGGTCAGTTATCACGGAGGTCAGTTATCACGGAGGTCAGTTATCACGAATATAAACGGACtatcgacatgctatactatgactactTTATGACTTAGACATTCTATactttagacttttttttgacatactataatatcaCTTTTTTCTCTTACAACTAAAACCAGAGTCAGAAGGAACAGACGTGTCTGTTAGTCTCCACCTGGTGGACGGGTAGTGATGTCACACGGTGTAAATCAAGTCTTAACATTGACCTGATTTAGGGTCAAAAAGCAGCTTTGAAGAACTACTAGTGTATCTGATTACTACAGATTACTAATATTAgctgttattaatattaaagcCTGGTTGAACATTTCTGCCTCTGATGACTAATGCTTGATTTATACCCGTGTGTGTTCAGTGGGGGGGGAATCCTCCTGCTGCGACACACAGCATgccatttatttataatttggcAGGTGATTTTCAGATCCTCTATCAGACGgcctttgatttatttgataggAGTGATTCAATAGTTCCATATATGTTTGACCCAAGACAACATaacatatataatgtataataagagttggatgatgaggaggagctcCTCTGCCTTTAATTAATAAGGTAGTAGCTGTTGTAGCGGATGTGAGGTACTTCAGGGTTCACACTCTTTTTGTTTCCAGCTGGTATGACAGACAGAGATCaaacactcaccggccactttattaggtacaccttgctagtaccgggtggtcttcatctgcttcaaggttggacgtgttgtgcgttcagagatggtattctgcataccttggttgtaacgagtggttatttgagttactgtttcctttctatcatctccaaccactctgcccattctcctctgacctctgacatcaacaaggcatttccgcccacacaacccccgctcactggatatgttctcttgttgggaccattctctgtaaaccctagagatggttgtggtgaaaatcccagtagatcagcagtttaatactcagaatagcccgtctggcaccaacaaccatgccacgttcaaagtcacttaaatcccctttcttccccgttctgatgctcggtttgaacttcagcaagtcgtcttcaccacgtctagatgacgtaatgcattgagttgctgccatgtgattggctgattagctatttgtgttaacaagcaattgaacaggtgtgcctaataaagtggccagtgAGTGTATGTTCCTCTGTGGAAGTCTGATTTAAAAGATGTGCAGTCTACGTCTCTAACTTATCTTAGAAATAATGACAAATTAAACCATAGAAtaatgcaaacacaaacacaccgccAGATGGAAGCAGGAATGTCTACTgtttctatgactttttcagGAGGTGTGAGCTCCGCAAACCAACCCCAAGGTCACGGTGGGAAGTACCGTAGGGGTGTGGAGGATGCTGCAGCAACAACTGGCAGATATTATAGCACCTGCATGTTTTTAAACTatacatttaaaagaaatgataaataaaaaagttacaTGTAATTTGTGTTGTTTATGTTTGTATTCAAATATATTCATCATCAGTCAGTTTGCACATTTGGTGGCAACGTCTGATGTTTCTTTTTTGgtttactttatatttatgtcattttagtttttaacaTTCGATCGTTTAGTTTGACATGTTTTGTGTCCCTCTGTTGGACATAAGACATCCCAGGTTGTCCTCTGGATTCAGAGTGTTTCATGGAtccataaataaatcaaaaataggTTTTGTTGTAGAACCATCACCGTGACTTATTTCCTTTATGtccttaaaaaaaagtattcataCTATCAACATATCAGACTGTAAACTGTAAACTGTGAataaccccccctcctcctcaggGAGGTAAAGTCCAGAGCTTCAGCAGTAGATGGGCTCCGGTAGGCTGGAGGTCAGACTGTCCTGCTCTGCTGTAGAGAGCTCCGCTGGCTGCCAGTGACACTCGATCAGAGCGTCGTACAGCTCCTCACTGAGCTCCATGAACTTCCTGTTGGCCTCCGACACGTCCAGCTCCAGACCGGGGTCTGCAACACGGAGACGGAGGATTACAAAGAGCTTCACAGACAGAAGACCAGATGATGAGTGGCTACAGttcaaatcacatacttttactttttacttctagtaaacatactgcagctgcccttaccaAGTACGttctgttgcatgcagtatgcatactaTTAGGACATTCTACTTCCTCATAACATTGtgcctcttgctcatatatctgcaGAACAGCCAGAACAGCATGCTGTCTTACAAACTGCAGAATGTGAgtggatgtagtaggacatcctggtacttttggcatactgcatttgaaatACTATGTATTGGAACATACTAAATCTTGTTCTGGTATAGTAAATAGTATGGTGGTATGAGTACTGGAACGCACAGACTGtcacataaaatacattaataagACTACATCAAATCAGATCACGGTTGTTCATAGAATGATGAATTATTGCCGGACttctttattaaaaatgtttgttttgctgcCCCCGAATAATAAACCAGAATAAACTGCTTCAAAAATCAGCTTATTTATGCAATAAAAACCTTTGAGATATACGATAAAACATTCTGGAGATATCCCCTTGGGACTAAACAATCACAAATCTAATTGATAATAATtgaaatcaataatgaaaacagtaatttgaGGTCCCTTAATCTTGATACTGACCTTCAAGTCCGTCCTCCGGAACCGCTTCACTttcctaaaaaaagaaaacgcatCTTAGAATGACTCACGTCTCAATGACTCAACATTTAGTCCCATTTAATCAACTCTAGTgcccaaaacaaccggtccgagacGGCTGGTGAGAGGCGAACCAAAGCACAGGCTGTCTGTGTGAGGATTGGTTGAGATGGACAGCTGGTAAACGgcaggttaacatgagtttgATTGATACTGGGCCGAACAGAACACACAGAATATGATAAAGTTCACAAAAACAATGCTGTTTCTAAAGTCCTTGGAGATGATCTGGAGGAGAAAGGATTCACGgcagatcagtgccgagtcaaagagAAAACACTTTAACAGcaacacatcaaagtctgtgatCCCCTGTATAGAAGTGGCTCCTTCAAACGCCACATCAACACCCCTAAAGCTAATTATCGTTTTTATTTGTGctctgtgaaaccgaaccagactaaatagaaaacggaCCATTTACTCTGATTGCGGCTGGTGAAAGAACCCTATGTGACGGTTTTCAACAGCGGCGGTTTAACAGAGAGAGCTTACCTGTGGCGGGGGGTACTGGGTGTAGTCATACTGCTGGTAGTTGTAGCCGTAGCCTCCTCCGGTCTGATCGTAGCCCCAGGAGGGGTAGTAGCCGGGATAGGCCTGCTGCTGGTACTGGTTGTACTGGTCGTAGTTTTGTCTGTATCCTGAGTTGGACTGCCACGATCGGTGCTCCgacggctgctgctgctgctgctgccggttCCTTAAACtcaaagagggaggaagagacacACTGTTGAGCTGCACCAAGAAAAGGAGCTTGGTGAAAAGGAGCAGAGGCTTTGAGAAGAACTCACTTGTTAGCAGCCAGACTCAGTCTCAGAGGTTTACTCCCCAGTCCCACGGCACCCTGACACTCGTCTAACGCCCGCTTCTGCAGCCGCTCGTCTGGGAACTGAACGAAGCCGCAGCCCCTGCAGACGGACAAGAGAGACCTTAAAGCACACCATATCTTCACATTGGATGAGTGCAGCTGGTCTGAAAACAGCCAACTGAGtggagaagtgaaatgaaatgacaCCAAAGCTGTGCGGCTCCTCATGGAGACATCAATCTAATTATTAAGTTTTGAGGAAGGTGGGAACACATATCTTCACTGATATATACAGTACGTACATGTGTTACAGATGTTCTCCATATTGTGTGGTGACGTGTTAATACTCACTTGGAGTTGCCCATGCTGTCCAGCACCACTTTTCCACCCCGACAGGACGGGTAGCGGTTGTAGAAGAACTCATAAAGCATCCCATCGTCCACCTCTGGAGTCAGATCTCCCACAAACAGAGAATACATCTGACtacaacacacaaagacacacaaagacacacaaagacacacaaagacacacagtatGATGCGTCAATGAAACGAGGAATCTATGAGCATTTTGtaattaaagggtaactttgctatttttcaacctggagcCTACTTTCCCACGTTCTTGTGTCCCGTTCCTCCACCGGgctttgaaatgtgttttgggtGATCATATTGAccatgaggacagaagcagcaggttaaaccactcttcatttaacttgaatagaagttggttcattatatttgaatgttaaatattgccttgtatcttgagaagcagcaggttgaaaaataccaaagctaTTCTAATGTCACGATCATCTTTGATTTCCTGCGTCTCCATCTGGACTCACCCGCTGTCCTGTTTCCCAAACGTGGCTCGGTTCAACTTGAATCTTGTGGGCTGTGAGAGAGAAACATTAAAGTCCACCGTGAGTCTCCATCAACGGAGATAAGAAGTAAAGAACACACGGCTACTGAACGAGCAGGCTTCATACCGGGTTGGCTCCTGGTAAGGCTTTCCCGTTGATCTTGCGGAGACATCTCTCAGCCGTGGCCTCGTCCGTCATCTCCACGAAACAGTAACCCAGAGCACCCCTGGGTGACGACACACTGTTTAACGTCAGTTAAATAGAACAGGACTCCAACAGAGGGACAACATGTTGTGGTGTTTAGTTCTCACCCTGTCATCTTGTTGCGTATGATCCTCACGTTGATCACCTGCTCCCCCATGGTGGAGAAGGACCTGGTGATGAACTTCTCATCCATGTAGGCCTCCAGCTACACGCAGCAGGAACACaggggagagaaacagagagctcAGGAAGCATTCAGGCAGGGTTCTGATTCAGTTCAGCTGTTGTCTACATGGTGATGTGGTCTACATGGTGATGTGGTCTACATGGTGATGTGGTCTACATGGTGATGTGGTCTACATGGTGATGTGGGATGTGGTCTACATGGTGTTGTGGTCTACATGGTGATGTGGTCTACATGGTGATGTGGTCTACATGGTGATGTGGGATGTGGTCTACATGGTGATGTGGTCTAGATGGTGATGTGGTCTACATGGTGATGTGGTCTACATGGTGATGTGGTCTACATGGTGTTGTGGTCTACATGGTGATGTGGTCTACATGGTGATGTGGTCTACATGGTGATGTGGTCTACATGGTGATGTGGTCTACATGGTGTTGTGGTCTAGATGGTGATGTGGTCTAGATGTTGATGTGGTCTACATGGTGTTGTGGTCTACATGGTGATGTTGTCTAGATGGTGATGTGGTCTACATGGTGATGTGGTCTAGATGGTGATGTGGTCTAGATGGTGATGTGGTCTACATGGTGTTGTGGTCTAGATGGTGATGTGGTCTAGATGGTGATGTGGTCTAGATGGTGATGTACTCCATCAGGGTTCCGTTGGTCCCGTTTGGGCCCATCAGGTCCACCTCAGAGGACCTGAACCAGCCGAACCAGAGCTGTGTGTTGCTTCACTGCTGTAAGGTACCGACTAACCTGAACTAACCACTCGTCTATCAGGTACTCAGAGTTATCAGACTAAACGAGGTGATATTACAGTGTTGGTTCTCTAAAGGCTCggctcacctcacctcacctcacctccattAATGACACACAGcacacctgaactgaatggactgtaatgctgtgctGTCTTCCACTGTGGAGTCCTCtgaaatatattcattatttatgttttatgagaGTTAAAGTTCTTtaaacatggtcatggagcatattcACTGTTTATTAGTATTGTGTGGgcatcgttcctatgcagaggtcagtttagttatttactgactacactgagggcgttatatatataatatatatatatgtataatatatataatatatattatatatatatatataatatattatatatatataatataatatatatatatatataatatatatatatatatatatatattatattatatttatagtgttgagttgaatgttaTTTTGTTCTGTAATGACCTTGTtctcttttcttaaagctgactctaGCTGCAGCAGACTGATCACAATCACATGAACTAATACTGTTGGTGACAATATCAAATAAACTCTTGAATCCTTCATCACACTGAGctcatgctaacatgctaacatgctaacatgctaacatgctaccATGCTAACAGCATCAGATCCATGTTAAAGGTATTGATCTACTCACGTTGCCCATCCATAACGTGCTCATGCTGCCGCCGGAGAGATGAATATTGAAGCCTGACTGTGTTCGTTATGAGTTAATCTGAGTTTAAAGGCTGCACATGCTGACTCTGGAGGTGTTAAGATGCTAACTAGCCTAGCAGTGAAGGCGGAAGTACACCAACATTACGTCCTGACGTCACGCTGCGTCAGTTGCTTCTTCTTCTATGGCAGACTAGACGCTGCTATGACGTAATGCTGCCCTCTACTGATGATTAAAGGATCCTTTAACAGTTACTTTAGTTTGTTGTATAGTTCAGTACTGAGCAGATACTACACCAGTTTCTATAGGTTAGTCCAGGCtcactatatacatatacatatatacacatatgtgtatgtatatatatacatacagtatatacacagatacatatatacacatgtgtatatatgtatctatacatactgtatatacatatacatgtgtatgtatatacagtatatacatacacatatatacacatgtgtatgtatatatatacatacagtatatacacatacatgtatatactgtatatacacacagatacacatatatatgcatatataacctcattttattgtatatttactCTACTTGTATTGATGTTTTTGCTCTATATGTTTGTACCTTGTTCTGTACTTGTTTTGGTATTTTGCCGTTTGCACCTCATGGTCTTCATTCATTCTGTAGTTTTGCACCGGGGACCAGAGAAACCTCTCAGTATAATgcaatactatatatatatatatatatttagcaaCAAAGGAAGCCAACAGAGCAACGGTGCCGTCATGTAATCTGTGTGTTCACTGGAGTTTATTGACATTTACAGAAACCACTGAATGAAGTATGAAGTCTGGTTCTGGAAGGAGGAGCACTGAAGACTGCTGAGGACAAACACAGCAAACTCAAAGAACAGATTCTGGCTTCTGATCCCTCAGATAACAACGTGGTTTATAGCTTTCAAATGATGCATTTATAGCTATACAATCCAGATGTTCCTAATATACGACATTAACGGGCATCCTCCAGACATAAAAACCAGCTGCAGTGTGCACGGTTGGAACATCATTTGCAAACTTGTACAACAAACTGTAAACATGGAAAACAAAATATCGGTCTGTGTGCACTATAATCTGAACCAATTACTTAATGATCTAACAGATGTTGATTCCatgatttcatttaaaaatgtattttatattatttcctTAGATAAAGAACGAACTCCCCACATTAATCTAAACCCTCCAAAGGCCCTGGGTCCAGATGAACACAACATGTAGTCCAGGTAGTCAAGTTTGCAAGTCATGTTataccacacatacagtacctaACACACCTTAGTTGAGCAGGTTTTTATGTCACAGTAACATGTCATTAGCCCCATTATTATGTTTACAAGTCAAACAGACACAGTAGAGATGTGACGATCACATCCCGACACAGATCAAAGTATACGTCCTGTGGACCCGGCAGCAGAAACTCTTCATATCATGATAATATGGTAGAAACATACTTCAGATAAGGTGCTGCTGACTGACCGTCGCTGCTTGTTCCAGATAAAACCTACCGTATTACATCTGTAAATACAAATCTACAAT
This Sebastes fasciatus isolate fSebFas1 chromosome 17, fSebFas1.pri, whole genome shotgun sequence DNA region includes the following protein-coding sequences:
- the LOC141754502 gene encoding tRNA selenocysteine 1-associated protein 1-like isoform X1, producing the protein MSTLWMGNLEAYMDEKFITRSFSTMGEQVINVRIIRNKMTGVSSPRGALGYCFVEMTDEATAERCLRKINGKALPGANPPTRFKLNRATFGKQDSGQMYSLFVGDLTPEVDDGMLYEFFYNRYPSCRGGKVVLDSMGNSKGCGFVQFPDERLQKRALDECQGAVGLGSKPLRLSLAANNLRNRQQQQQQPSEHRSWQSNSGYRQNYDQYNQYQQQAYPGYYPSWGYDQTGGGYGYNYQQYDYTQYPPPQESEAVPEDGLEDPGLELDVSEANRKFMELSEELYDALIECHWQPAELSTAEQDSLTSSLPEPIYC
- the LOC141754502 gene encoding tRNA selenocysteine 1-associated protein 1-like isoform X2 encodes the protein MSTLWMGNLEAYMDEKFITRSFSTMGEQVINVRIIRNKMTGGALGYCFVEMTDEATAERCLRKINGKALPGANPPTRFKLNRATFGKQDSGQMYSLFVGDLTPEVDDGMLYEFFYNRYPSCRGGKVVLDSMGNSKGCGFVQFPDERLQKRALDECQGAVGLGSKPLRLSLAANNLRNRQQQQQQPSEHRSWQSNSGYRQNYDQYNQYQQQAYPGYYPSWGYDQTGGGYGYNYQQYDYTQYPPPQESEAVPEDGLEDPGLELDVSEANRKFMELSEELYDALIECHWQPAELSTAEQDSLTSSLPEPIYC